A single genomic interval of Daucus carota subsp. sativus chromosome 1, DH1 v3.0, whole genome shotgun sequence harbors:
- the LOC108195162 gene encoding glyoxylase I 4: MDKRPDTLSSSKHEMPLLALNHVSYVCKSLATSVKFYEDVLGFVLVKRPSSFDFEGAWLFNHGIGIHLLEVKSAETNKGQKINPKDNHISFQCTNMDLIIGQLEAMRIEYVTAVVTEGGVVVDQLFFHDPDGYMIEICNCQNIPVLPLSDHASCPLPKSTTPANKTFASSSGKMSSERQICREVEAVMMENLIVGMMDIYF, encoded by the exons ATGGACAAGAGGCCTGATACATTGTCATCGTCGAAGCATGAGATGCCTTTGTTGGCTCTGAATCATGTTTCCTATGTCTGCAAGTCTCTGGCCACGTCGGTTAAGTTCTATGAGGATGTTCTGGGATTTGTGCTTGTCAAGAGACCATCGTCCTTCGACTTTGAAGGTGCATG gttgttcaacCACGGAATTGGCATACATTTGCTAGAAGTGAAAAGTGCAGAAACAAATAAAGGGCAGAAAATTAATCCGAAAGATAATCATATTTCGTTTCAGTGCACAAACATGGACCTTATAATTGGACAATTGGAGGCAATGAGGATTGAATACGTGACTGCAGTGGTGACAGAAGGAGGCGTGGTGGTAGATCAGCTGTTCTTCCATGATCCAGATGGCTACATGATTGAGATCTGCAATTGCCAGAACATTCCTGTTCTTCCTCTCTCGGATCATGCATCCTGCCCTCTTCCAAAGTCCACTACACCTGCTAACAAAACCTTTGCCTCCTCTAGCG GTAAAATGAGTTCGGAGAGGCAAATCTGCAGGGAAGTTGAGGCTGTGATGATGGAAAATTTGATTGTAGGGATGATGGATATTTACTTCTAA
- the LOC108204703 gene encoding serrate RNA effector molecule: protein MAVEPLERREDSKEKPPPDERPASPSPPPPPMRRRDRDSRERRDNAETVDRAVRREYNDRSGNLGREREYNKRRASPGSPPPSVYRDRRNYSPPPRRSPPGQGYKRMRRDEGYDGRRGSPPGRGGYGGGDRRFGYNQHLNGNDREMGGRSGYPDERPHGRHGGRSSGGYESGPSGWGSGRGGYTGAANTGRSQREGLMSYKQFIQELEDDILPAEAERRYQEYKSEYITTQKRAYFNAHKHEEWLKDKYHPTNLLAVIDRRNEHARKIAKDFLLELQSGTVDIGPGIDASASKAGQTADTNSENEVDVGGKMKRHERGLTKETDFPKAHPVSSEPRRVIIDIEQAQALVRKLDLEKGVEDNILCRTDNERTSRDKSHGSSSGPVIIIRGSSSVKGLEGIELLDTLVTYLWRIHGVDYYGLIETSEPKGLRHVRADGKNSDAIGNGDEWEKKLDSFWKERLNGQDPLEVMTAKEKIDTAAGESLDPYVRKIRDEKYGWKYGCGAKGCTKLFHAAEFVHKHLKLKHPELLLEVTSKVREDLFFQNYMGDENAPGGIPVMQPTVLKEKPQKRRLGPESYMKDERGRRERDNRTNGSERYDRGDNPHSVDFQANNDAQAGSNLDESMFDGFNGQGMPVSSFPSDMAPPPVLMPVPGAGPLGPFVPAPPEIAMQMMREQGGPSPFEGGGRNGRPGSHLGGPAPIIALPPQFRQDPRRLRSYDDLDAPEDEVTVIDYRSL from the exons ATGGCCGTCGAGCCTCTCGAACGTCGTGAGGACTCCAAAGAGAAGCCGCCCCCCGACGAGCGTCCCGCATCGCCGTCGCCTCCGCCGCCGCCGATGCGACGCCGCGACCGAGATTCAAGAGAGAGGAGAGACAACGCGGAGACCGTGGATCGAGCGGTGAGGAGAGAGTATAATGACCGGAGTGGTAATTTGGGGCGagagagggagtataataaGCGGCGAGCGAGTCCTGGGAGTCCGCCGCCGAGTGTGTATCGGGACCGGAGGAATTACTCGCCGCCGCCGAGGAGGTCGCCGCCGGGGCAGGGGTATAAGAGGATGAGGAGAGATGAGGGGTATGATGGCCGGAGAGGGAGTCCGCCTGGGCGAGGTGGTTACGGAGGGGGCGATAGAAG ATTTGGATATAATCAGCATCTAAACGGGAATGATCGGGAAATGGGTGGTAGGTCTGGTTATCCTGATGAAAGGCCTCATGGCCGGCATGGTGGACGTTCATCTGGTGGATATGAAAGTGGTCCATCTG GCTGGGGTTCAGGCCGGGGTGGTTATACAGGTGCTGCCAATACAGGTAGAAGTCAAAG AGAAGGATTAATGTCATATAAGCAGTTCATCCAGGAACTTGAAGATGATATATTACCCGCTGAAGCTGAGCGCag ATATCAAGAGTACAAGTCTGAATATATAACAACACAGAAGCGTGCTTATTTCAATGCCCATAAACATGAAGAATG GTTGAAAGACAAATACCACCCTACCAATTTGCTTGCTGTCATAGACAG GAGGAACGAGCATGCACGAAAGATTGCCAAAGATTTTTTGCTGGAGCTGCAAAGTGGAACTGTTGATAT AGGTCCCGGTATCGATGCTTCTGCAAGCAAAGCAGGACAAACAGCTGATACCAATTCTGAAAATGAAGTAGATGTAGGTGGCAAAATGAAACGACATGAAAGGGGTTTGACTAAAGAAACAGATTTTCCTAAAGCTCATCCTGTTAGTTCAGAACCTAGACGAGTAATAATTGATATTGAACAAGCACAGGCACTTGTGAGAAAACTTGATCTGGAAAAAGGAGTTGAGGATAACATCTTATGTAGGACTGACAATGAAAGGACAAGCAGAGACAAGTCTCATGGTAGTTCTTCTGGCCCAGTTATTATCATACGAGGTTCATCCTCAGTCAAAGGCCTCGAGGGAATTGAATTACTGGATACTCTTGTTACTTACCTGTGGCGTATTCATGGAGTAGATTACTATGGCCTGATTGAAACTAGTGAACCGAAAGGTCTCCGTCATGTGAGAGCTGATGGGAAAAATTCTGATGCAATTGGCAATGGGGACGAGTGGGAAAAGAAATTAGATTCATTCTGGAAAGAGAGATTGAATGGCCAGGATCCCTTGGAAGTAATGACTGCAAAGGAAAAGATTGATACTGCTGCTGGTGAATCGCTGGATCCATATGTTCGTAAAATTAGGGATGAGAAGTATGGGTGGAAGTATGGCTGTGGGGCGAAGGGATGCACAAAACTTTTTCATGCAGCCGAGTTTGTACATAAGCACCTGAAGCTGAAACACCCGGAACTCCTGTTGGAAGTAACTTCAAAAGTGCGGGAAGATCTGTTTTTTCAGAACTACATGGG TGATGAAAATGCGCCTGGTGGGATACCTGTTATGCAACCAACTGTACTG AAGGAGAAACCTCAGAAGAGGAGGCTTGGCCCAGAGAGTTACATGAAAGATGAGCGGGGCCGAAGAGAACGAGACAATCGTACTAACGGCAGTGAAAGATATGATAGAGGTGATAATCCACATTCAGTGGATTTCCAGGCGAACAATGATGCTCAAGCTGGGAGCAATCTTGATGAATCAATGTTTGATGGTTTTAATGGACAAGGGATGCCTGTTTCTTCTTTCCCTTCGGATATGGCCCCTCCTCCAGTTTTGATGCCTGTGCCTGGTGCTGG TCCTTTAGGGCCATTTGTTCCTGCTCCTCCAGAAATTGCAATGCAAATGATGAGGGAGCAGGGTGGGCCTTCCCCTTTTGAAGGCGGCGGTAGAAATGGGAGGCCTGGTTCCCACCTAGGTGGACCAGCTCCAATAATTGCTCTACCTCCACAATTCCGGCAGGACCCAAGGCGCTTACGAAG TTATGATGACCTCGATGCACCAGAAGATGAAGTCACTGTGATAGACTACCGGAGTTTGTAA
- the LOC108210720 gene encoding uncharacterized protein LOC108210720, with amino-acid sequence MESEGGLSAGDLSTIGGIATVSLLHSFIPTHWLPFSIVGRAQKWTLSRTLLVTAFGAVLHVLSTSLLGITAVTISNTIAGEETVHKLASLLLVFLGGSYIILFLMGKGSHGHTHNQPMEKMAVAGLILVPALSPCATTLPVFLAVGNSYSMMVIAIIVLLFSTITVMTSLVALSFYGASQLKFHWVERYDKLLVGSVLCLVGILTLLFHDHEHDHGDISQLNRKLISL; translated from the exons ATGGAAAGTGAAGGGGGGTTGAGCGCCGGAGATTTGTCGACCATCGGAGGAATTGCCACCGTTTCACTCTTACACTCATTCATACCTACCCATTGGCTTCCCTTCTCCATTGTCGGCCGTGCCCAGAAATGGACTCTCTCTCGTACCCTCCTCGTCA CTGCATTTGGGGCAGTTTTGCATGTTCTGTCTACTTCGCTTCTTGGCATAACTGCAGTCACCATAAGTAACACCATTGCCGGGGAGGAAACTGTGCACAAGCTTGCTTCTCTTTTACTTGTTTTTCTTGGGGgtagttatattatattgttCTTGATGGGAAAAGGTAGTCACGGACATACCCACAACCAGCCCATGGAAAAAATGGCCGTTGCAGGACTTATTCTGGTTCCTGCACTATCTCCTTGTGCAACCACTCTTCCAGTGTTTCTTGCTGTTGGGAACTCATACTCTATGATGGTGATTGCTATCATTGTACTTCTCTTTAG CACTATCACCGTGATGACCTCATTGGTGGCTCTCTCATTCTATGGTGCCAGTCAACTTAAATTTCACTGGGTGGAGCGCTATGACAAGCTTCTTGTAGGTTCAGTGCTGTGTCTAGTTGGTATCTTGACACTTTTATTTCACGACCATGAACATGATCATGGAGATATCTCACAGTTGAACAGGAAACTAATATCTCTATGA
- the LOC108205313 gene encoding uncharacterized protein LOC108205313 produces MKLIQFALRSFNGGLSHQLRTPGPRVVVRAFSAGAEANVSDNRFETRDDFEQRIFGGFTGNSLNDSPSQQSFFRRLDRAERAHNHPDYGNSGGRFNLDNRSEIFDGLDESFNTLSDGMDDKLKEAATCYDALEIFEDPEYEYRPDVNWSRIGDTYELRDLDIKKPGIWEPNKRQEFETTTEEVLRKADFRNVRFLANFITDAGIIIKRSQTKISAKAQRKVAREIKTARAFGLMPFTTMGTKHFRYGKTMESLDADYEFETYDTSYNFVNEEASQAPP; encoded by the exons ATGAAGCTTATTCAATTTGCATTGAGGTCTTTCAATGGCGGGctgtctcatcagttgagaaccCCCGGGCCTCGAGTCGTGGTTAGGGCTTTTTCGGCAG GTGCTGAAGCCAATGTAAGTGACAACAGATTTGAGACTCGAGATGACTTTGAGCAGCGAATATTTGGAGGTTTCACTGGGAATAGCTTGAATGACAGTCCAAGTCAGCAGTCTTTCTTCCGAAGGCTAGATAGGGCTGAGAGGGCTCACAATCATCCTGATTATGGCAATTCTGGTGGCAGATTTAATTTGGATAACAGATCTGAAATTTTTGATGGTTTGGATGAGAGTTTTAACACCTTGTCAGATGGAATGGATGATAAGTTAAAAGAAGCTGCCACTTGCTATGATGCTCTTGAAatttttgaagatccagaatacGAGTACAGGCCGGACGTGAACTGGAGTCGGATTGGGGACACTTATGAGCTCAGG GATCTGGATATTAAAAAACCAGGCATATGGGAACCTAATAAAAGGCAGGAATTTGAAACAACAACAGAGGAAGTTCTGAGAAAGGCTGATTTCAGG AATGTGCGATTTCTTGCCAACTTCATAACAGATGCTGGAATTATCATCAAGAGGAGCCAG ACCAAAATTAGTGCTAAAGCCCAGCGAAAGGTGGCCAGAGAAATTAAAACAGCTCGAGCTTTTGGTTTAATGCCCTTCACTACAATGGGGACGAAGCACTTCAGATATGGAAAGACGATGGAGAGCCTTGATGCAGATTATGAATTTGAGACATACGACACCAGTTACAACTTTGTTAACGAGGAAGCCAGCCAAGCTCCCCCTTAA
- the LOC108205197 gene encoding F-box/WD-40 repeat-containing protein At5g21040 → MAYECQENLKIELVEDSGDISKVRDRDIVDFKLVDVLGREKNLVGNLELEIERSERIVCGKGIVVGKSLLGKSKLINEAVANSCRSITDLPPALVSEILNCLDPKELGIVSCVSTSLCKVAAEHHVWKEFYCERWGLPVAPAALGSDYSDEKSWKELFVEREYRSKTFLGRYSIDCLYGHREPVRAVFVLNSKKLIFTSGYDSIVRMWDLEEGTAISASRALGCTIRAVAADTKLLIAGGTDGFVHGWRAEEGHPHLFDFSGPQNQNTEFRLWEHEGPITCLQLDFTRIFSGSWDMTVRVWDRSSLKCLTVLRHNDWVWSLAPHVTTLASTSGSDLYVWDIDSGTPVVVVNDAHVGNTYALARSHTGKLLFTGGEDGVIKMYEITSQLCNNVRQVAKWNPHTGPVYSLAFEFPWLVSASSDGKLSLIDIRKLLKKSKNYSSGSISRLNHENKKFVEPPQRMLHGFGCNLFSVDIGSDRIVCGGEEGVVRIWNFSQALETEQRVRALKGIRLENRMRRRKLQTEMNGKGAKKNQMGGDRNGVGIKRGVSGKLKA, encoded by the coding sequence ATGGCCTATGAATGCCAAGAAAATTTAAAGATTGAATTGGTAGAGGATTCAGGGGATATTTCGAAAGTTCGTGATAGGGACATTGTTGATTTCAAGTTGGTTGATGTTTTGGGTCGTGAAAAGAATTTGGTAGGGAATTTGGAGTTGGAGATTGAGCGTTCTGAGAGAATTGTATGTGGTAAAGGAATTGTTGTTGGGAAATCGTTATTGGGGAAATCTAAATTGATAAATGAGGCAGTGGCTAATTCATGTCGGTCAATTACTGACCTTCCTCCGGCATTAGTATCTGAGATACTGAATTGCCTTGACCCGAAGGAGCTTGGTATTGTTTCTTGTGTCTCGACGTCTTTGTGTAAGGTTGCAGCAGAGCATCATGTTTGGAAAGAGTTTTACTGTGAAAGATGGGGACTACCGGTTGCCCCGGCCGCTTTGGGTTCTGATTATTCTGATGAGAAGTCGTGGAAGGAATTGTTTGTAGAGAGAGAGTATAGGAGTAAAACATTTTTGGGAAGGTATAGTATTGATTGCCTTTATGGCCACAGAGAACCTGTTCGTGCTGTGTTTGTTTTGAATTCCAAGAAGCTCATATTTACTTCTGGTTATGATTCGATTGTTCGAATGTGGGACTTGGAAGAAGGTACGGCCATATCAGCTTCCAGAGCACTTGGTTGTACAATTCGAGCTGTTGCGGCGGATACTAAACTGTTGATTGCTGGAGGTACCGATGGTTTTGTACATGGTTGGAGGGCAGAGGAAGGACACCctcatttgtttgattttaGTGGTCCTCAAAATCAAAATACAGAATTTCGACTTTGGGAACATGAAGGGCCTATCACATGTCTTCAACTCGATTTTACTAGGATCTTCAGTGGTTCATGGGACATGACTGTTCGTGTTTGGGACCGTTCATCTTTGAAGTGTTTGACAGTCTTGAGGCACAATGACTGGGTCTGGAGCCTTGCCCCTCATGTGACGACATTAGCAAGCACATCGGGTTCAGATCTATATGTTTGGGACATTGATAGTGGGACTCCTGTTGTCGTCGTTAATGATGCCCATGTAGGTAACACTTATGCATTGGCTCGAAGCCATACTGGGAAGCTGCTGTTTACCGGAGGAGAAGATGGAGTGATCAAAATGTATGAAATTACTAGCCAATTGTGTAACAATGTTCGACAGGTTGCGAAATGGAATCCTCACACTGGACCAGTTTATTCTCTCGCATTTGAGTTCCCATGGCTTGTCTCAGCTTCAAGTGATGGAAAACTTTCACTCATTGATATCAGAAAGCTTTTGAAGAAAAGTAAGAATTATTCATCAGGAAGTATTTCAAGGTTAAACCATGAAAACAAAAAGTTTGTGGAACCGCCACAGAGGATGTTACATGGTTTCGGTTGCAATTTATTTTCTGTGGATATTGGTTCTGATCGTATAGTTTGTGGTGGTGAAGAAGGAGTTGTTAGGATCTGGAACTTCTCGCAAGCACTGGAGACTGAACAGAGAGTCCGTGCTCTAAAAGGAATACGTCTAGAAAACCGAATGAGGCGGCGTAAACTCCAAACTGAGATGAATGGTAAAGGTGCAAAGAAGAATCAGATGGGTGGTGATAGGAATGGTGTAGGGATCAAACGTGGGGTGAGTGGAAAACTGAAGGCTTAA
- the LOC108204680 gene encoding short-chain dehydrogenase/reductase 2b — protein sequence MVVHATQRYAVVTGANKGIGLETVRQLAAVAGVTVVLTARDVKRGTDAVASLALPNVVFHQLDVQDSDSIRSLVDFICAKFGRLDILVNNAGASGVIVDEDSLRAMKIDPATWLSGQAMNMIQGVIKTSYDKARECLNTNYYGVKRVTEGLLPLLKLSTYGARIVNVSSLRGELWRIPNEQIRKELGDIETLTEQKIDGIVDKFFHDLKNDMLEVNGWSMMLPAYSISKATLNAYTRVLAKNYPNMCINCVHPGYVDTDINWHTGTLSVEEGAKGSVLLALLPAGSPTGRYFDQTEVAKF from the exons ATGGTGGTTCATGCAACTCAAAG GTATGCAGTGGTGACAGGAGCCAACAAGGGGATTGGATTGGAGACGGTGAGGCAGCTAGCAGCAGTAGCAGGGGTGACTGTTGTTTTAACAGCCAGGGATGTGAAGAGAGGAACTGATGCTGTGGCTTCATTGGCTTTGCCTAATGTTGTTTTTCACCAGCTTGATGTTCAAGATTCTGACAGCATCCGCTCTCTGGTCGATTTCATCTGTGCCAAATTTGGAAGGCTTGATATTTTG GTAAATAATGCAGGCGCTTCTGGAGTGATTGTTGATGAAGATAGCCTAAGAGCGATGAAAATAGATCCTGCAACTTGG CTCTCAGGCCAAGCGATGAACATGATTCAAGGTGTGATCAAAACAAGCTATGATAAGGCAAGAGAATGCCTCAACACTAACTATTATGGGGTAAAGAGAGTTACAGAAGGACTTCTGCCACTGCTAAAGCTTTCCACTTATGGAGCAAGGATAGTTAACGTTTCTTCCCTCCGGGGTGAATTATGG AGGATCCCGAATGAGCAAATAAGAAAGGAACTTGGTGACATTGAAACTCTAACTGAACAAAAAATTGATGGGATAGTAGATAAGTTTTTCCATGATCTGAAAAATGACATGCTTGAAGTGAATGGATGGTCTATGATGTTGCCAGCTTACAGCATTTCAAAGGCTACTCTCAACGCGTATACAAGAGTTCTTGCAAAGAACTATCCTAACATGTGCATCAATTGTGTACACCCAGGTTATGTTGATACAGACATAAATTGGCACACTGGAACATTGTCAGTAGAGGAAGGTGCTAAAGGTTCGGTTTTGCTGGCTCTTCTACCTGCTGGATCCCCAACTGGTCGTTATTTTGATCAAACTGAAGTTGCTAAGTTTTAG